The genome window CCGCTGGTACGGGGTCAAGCGTGACATGTCCCGGCAACACCCCAGTGGGCAGGCTGACTGATACCCGGCGTGCCAGGCGGGCGAGGGCCATGACACCATCGTGCGGCTCGCCTTCGTAGCCATGGTGCATCTGCCCTGGTGGGACCACGCGGCTGACTCCGGCGGCCAGTAATGCTTGCATCAGAGACGCCTGATCAGTTGCCGTTGCGATCAAACCGCAGCTTTGCAGGTGGGTACGCCAGCCTTGCAGGCCGGTTGTCAGGCTGCTGCGTGGCATAGGGCGTAGTAATAGGGTACGGAACAACGGCGACGGAGCCAGCTCGTTGCGGTGTGACCAGACGATACGCCAGCTGTCACCTTCCCAGATTTGCCCTGTTTCTTCGGCAAAGCTGAGTGCCAGTCGGGCCATGGCTAACTGGGTGGTGATTTCGGCGGCTTCCTGTTCGCTGGTGGCAAGCGCGGGCCAGCTGGAGGCACGTCGGGTCAGTGCGGCGGCCAGTTGGTCGCCGATCTGTTGCAGCACGAGTGGGTCATCGCTATCCACCAATACACATTGCGGACTGGAGCAGGCTTGTTGATCCAGCTGGCAGACTTCGTCCGCCAAGGCATCCAGTTGGTTGTCGGTTACCGCACCAGGAACAACATAGGCAAAGCTGATGCGGTGTCCCCAGTCAATCCAGCGGCAGCCTGCCGGCAGTTGCTGGCGAATACTTGCCAGAGCGGCATCGCCGCCCCAGGCGGATACGCCATCGGCGTGTTTGAACAGACGGCCCAGGTGCTGACTGGGCAGCGGCACGACGGCGACATGGTCCGCCAGGTGGCCGCTTTGGTCATGGCTCAGGAAGGCGGCCAGCAGGCGGGCGCTGAGGCCATCGTCACTGCTGCTGGGGCGCAGCCAGTTGATATTGCCGACCAGCAGGCTTTCCAGTACCGCAAAAAACGGCAGGAGTGCGGCGTTGGCGGGGGTAATGTGTACGACGAGTCCAAGGGGACGCCAGCTTTCGAAATGCTGACTGGTATAGCTGTTGCGGCGCAATGAGAATGGCGACTCGCCCAGCTCGCGTGCCAGCTTGGTTGCCAATGCTTCGCGTTGACAGAACTGGATCAGGGTCTGACGACTGTCCGTGTCCAGGCTCAGTTCAGTGGTGGAAAGTTGTAGTGAGTCTGCAAAATGGGCGGCGCAATCCAGTACCCAGTCGATCTCCAGCGGCGTGGCCAAAGTGGCGGGCAGACGGGCCTCCAGCGAGGCCAGCACCTGGTCGGTATCGGCGGTGGTCATGAGCATGCCGTGAGCGAGATACATATTAGGACTCCTTGATCAGTTCGGATGCAGCCAGTGCACAACTACGGCTTTTACTGGTGCCGGCACGGCCCAGCAGTTCAAACCAATCGGTTTCGATGCCGCAGCCGCAAGCACTGCCAGGTTGTAGGGTGGCCAGATCGCTCATCACAATGCTGTGTGCCGGGCTGGAGGTGATGTAGGGCGACACGAAGTGCAGAAAGCCACGCTCACCATAGTTTTGGCGTGCCATGGTGGCGGTGTGGCGAATGAAGGCACGGGAATACGTGGGTACGTGGAAGCGATGGTTGGGGCATTCGATATAAGGCACAGGATGTTCCACCGCTCCGTATCCATCTCGGCAACGGTGATCGGGTAAGCCCAATTGTTCGCCCAGCCGGTGATACAGCGCGGCTTTCGGAATGGCTTTGTCGGCGTGGGTTTTCCAGCCACCACCTAGAAATACCAGCGATTCGGGGTGCAGTTGCAAGGCCGGGTAGCCCATCTCCCGCATACGCTCCAGCGTGAACCATAAAAAGGCGGGAAAACCGAAGATGCGTACTGGCAAGCCTTCCTCGGCAAATTCCTGCAAGGCACGAATGGTGCCAAATGGGTCGAACTCGTTGCCACGCCCATTATGACGGAGTGAATAGACGACTCGGTTGACGGGTGCGTATTTGCATAGGAACTGATCGGTGTAAGCGGTGCCTAGCGTGATGGCGCCAGCCGGCTCATAGCTCAGCAACAAATAATTGCAGGGTTGATTCGGGGTGATCCAGCCATATCGATCGAAGATGCGGTCCACCATGGTCTGGGCAGCACCCAGACTACGGCTGTCATATCGCATGCGGCTCTTCTGACCGGTGGTGCCGGATGAGGTCAGTTCCAGTGCATCGTCTCCTGCCGGGCTCAACAACAGCTGTCGCTTGAAATAGTTGGCGAAAATGGGGGGCAGACGGGACCAGTCGGTCAGTGATGCAGCGGCTGCCTGATCGAGCCCGTTGGCCGCCAACCACTGGCCATAACCAGGGGTGTTGGCGCAATGATAAGCAGTCAGCTCGCGCATGGCGGCATCGAACAATTGATCACTGTCTGCATCCATGCGATAGGGATCGGTGATGGCACACAGTGCATCCACATGGGGAAATGAATCCACGTTGTTCTCCTTTGGGTAAAAGTGAGCCTACCTCCCGACGGTGGGCGATACCCTACCCAAAGCATGGCTGAATGCCAGGCCAGGGGGTGTCGGAAGGAATTCGAATAGATTGCAGACACTGCAGGCTGGGTAGGTGCCAGCAATGCCTGACGAACATCAGCCGGCTGGCGCGGTGACCGGCATGGGTTTCAACAAGCGCCATAGCGGCCATAGTGCGCAGCTGGCAGTCAGTGTGGCTGCAGTGGCAAAAGTCAGCAGGTTGTCGCCGGCACCCAGCTTGGCCAGCAGTGTGCTACCCAGGCCAATGGTGGCGACCGAAAGCATGCCTAGCATGGCCGCTACTGTTCCTTTACCGCTTTCACTGGCAAACAAGGTCAATCGGTATAGCGATGCGTTGCAGATACCCATGCCAAAGGCGTACACGCTCATGCCGATCACCAGCATGGCCAGCCAGCCGGTTGCTGCCGTGAACGTCAACATGCCGGCCAGGCCGCCTATGATGGGTAGCAGTGACATGCGTACCAACTTGTCCAGTTCATAACGTTGTGCCAAGTGGTTCAACGCCAGGTTACCGGCAATCAGCCCGCCGAATATCGGCAGTTGCCACAAGCCGTAAGCGAGTACCGACAAACCTTGATGCTGAACCAGCAGTAGTGGAGCGATCCCAATCCAGCCAATCAGTGGGATGCTGATCAGACCCAAGGCCAAACTGCCTTGCATGAAACGGTTGTTACGTAGCAGTTCACCATAGCTGGCCAAGATCTGGCCAACATGTAACGGTGTGGCAGGCAGCAGGCTCCCATCGGTTCGCCTGACGCCAATGGTTTCAGGCATGAATCGCCATAGTCCTGTTGCCACCAGCAGGGTCAACAGCGCGATGCCAATGAACAGCTCACGCCAGGACATGACCTGCAGCAACAGGCTGCCAAGCAACGGGCCCAGCAGCGGAGAGAGTAGGGCGATATTCGCCAGTAGGGCCATCAGGCGTACGGCATCGGTTTCGGCAAATGCCTCCTGCAATGTGGGGTAACTGACTACCACTACGAATCCCAGTCCAATTCCCTGCGCAAAGCGCAAGATATTGAACAGCTGGATATCGCCAACCATTGGTGTGGCCAGCACGGCCAGTGCAAAACCGGCAACGCCAATCAATAGCAAGGGGCGACGGCCAAAGCGGTCGGACAGCGGGCCGATCAGCCATTGAAAGGCCACGCCCCCCAGCAGGTAAGCGTTCAATGCCGTGGGTACATGGCGGTTATCGGCATGTAAATCGGTGACGACTTGCAGCATGGCAGGCATGACGACATCGCTGGCGACGTAAGTCAGCAGCTCGAATAACGCCAGAAAAAGACAGAAGCATGCAGCTTGCCGAGAAGACATCGGAACCAGCGAGCGTGACAGTGAAGGTGCGGCATGATGTTGCATAAAAGGTCGTAAATAAGTGTTGTGCGGTAAGTGTCTGTCCGGCCAGGGTGACATTGTGAATTTCACGTATCTGGTCCTTGGCTTGCCGTAGTGGCATCGATACATCTGGTATTGCATACCAGGTTGGCTTCCCCGATGGGTTGGCTGGATTTAAATCACCGCGAGTTAATATATATAAAATCTGCCATGTGAAATACATTAGATTTCTCTCATATTATAATTAATGTAGCCATTTAGGGGCATTGCTCGAAATATTGATGGAAAATGACGAATAAGATATGCAATTGGTTAATTACTATTGATTTATTTTAATAAATTTATTTATTTTGGGTAATTTTCATGGCTTTCAATAAAACTGAATCGGTGAAATCCCTAGTAAATTAGCTTAAATGTAAACGTTATCAGTTATTTTAATTTTTCGAATTTGATATAAATCAAAAATGTATGGCAGATGCAGAATGGGGTAACTGGACGACAATTTCCAGAATGTTCGGCTTGTTATTTCCTTGGATTTATGGAATTGGAATGTATGGAACCTTTCCAGCAGAATAGGGTCGACCTGTATGTTTGTAGCGGCATTCGAATGGAAGTGATGTCATCCATGTGTATTGGAAGAATGGTTTGGGTAATGGTCTGCATGGTACCGATTTGCGGGCATGCAGCTGATGAAAAAGGCTGCGATGCACGGGCCGGTGATAGCAGACGTGCTTGCGTACACCGTATCGTGCAGGAAGCTGCAGTGGACAAGGCGCCGGATCAAGTCAATCAGGCTGCGCCGTTCAGTACCGCCAAGCCTTCGATTGAGGTGCCTTCTTTGCAGGTCGAGCATGAAATGGCGTGTAGGCAGGGGGCTATTGACTGGCAGGATTTGCGTTGCAAGGCCTGGCGCGAACAGCGCAATATTCCGGGAGATCCGCAGTTGCAGGTGCCGCAACGTCGTATCCCCACGCCACCAGCGGAAAACCGGCGGCAATAGGTCAGCAATCGGACGGCCTGGGTACTGCCAGATACTCATCCAGTTGTGTCTGTGTATCGACGTCCATCAAAATGCCAGGGTCGGCCACGGCCAATGGCGGGTAATCAGTCCAATGGATGAACTGCCGCGCGCCCGTGTCGCCGGATAATTGGCTCAAGGCGGAATAGAGCGTGGCCGGCAACCCGCGAGGATGGCCTGGCTGGCATTGGTACGTGGGCGCCACGGGTTGCCAGTTGGTCGATAACACGTCATGGATGGCGTGAAGTGTGGTCGTTTGAATCCAAGGCATGTCGGCCAAGCCGATGATGGCGCCTGTGCTGTTGGTCAAGCGTTGCAACCATTGTGCACCTGTCGCCAGTGAGCTACCCATGCCTTGTGCTACGCCGGTATGGGGCAGGGCAACTGCGCCGGTCTGCCGACAGATGGCCAGGCCGAACGGATCATTGGCTTGAATCACCACCCCCACCCGCGACAAGACTTGCATCCAGGTTTTCACCACGGTCAACAATATCGGTTGACCTGCCGGGCCAAGGGCCTGTCGCTTGTCCGACCCAAACCGGCGGGCCGAACCTGCTGCGAGAATCAGGCCGTCGATCATGCCCGACAAGCCGTCGCAGGTGCATTGACTGGCGTGGCGTGCTGTTGCTTGACTGCAATCAGATGCGCAGCAATGGATACCGCGATTTGGGCCGGGGTACGCGAACCGATCGGTAAACCAACTGGGCCGTGCAGGCGATCCAGCTCGGGTAGACTCAGGTCGAAATAACGATGTAGCCGGTCGCGTCGCTTCTGATTGGTCGCCAGCGAGCCCAGTGCGCCAACGTAAAAGGCCGGGGTACGTAAGGCTTCGATCAACGCCAGATCATCCAGTTTCGGGTCGTGCGTCACCGCAACCACGGCAGTACGCGTATCGCAATGGAATGCCTGAACCACGTCATCGGGCATGTCGGTGGTCAGGATAGTATGTGGCACTTGCCAGCTGTCGGCATATTCAGGTCGTGGGTCGCATACGGTCACCGCGTAATCCAGCGTGACCATGATGCTGGCCAGATAACGTCCCAGTTCGGCTGCGCCGATGATGAGCAGACGTTGTGTGGGGCCATGCACTGCGCTGAACTGGCCACTATCCTGTTGGAACCGGTCTGTGTCGCGAGCGGGTCGCAAGGACGTGTGGCCATCGGTCAGCCTGACCTGGCGCACCATACAGTGGTGTTGACGAATATGATCCGCCAACGATTGCATCAAAGGTGGCTGCCAATGGGTTTCGATGGCGACAGTGAGGCTGTTGCCGCAAGGTAGTCGGTAACGTTGGCGTGCTTCCGCGTCAGCGCCGAACTGGCGTGTTGCGACTCTGGTATCCGTGGGCCAGGCAGTCCAGTTGGTGATCTCGTGTCGCAGATCCTCCTCGACACAACCGCCAGAAACCGATCCGGCAATCAACCCGTCGTCTCGAATGGCAGCCAGCGAGCCAGCTGGGCGCGGGCTGCTGCCAAACGTGGCCAGCACGGTCAGCAGTGCGCCATGGTGACCGGCAGCGTGCCAAGCCAGAAGTTGGTCAATCACTTCAAGATCATTGCTTTGCATGATGGCCTTCCAGTGACGACCTGCCCAGTTGGGGTAGGGTAGGTCACCGACACAGGATCAAATCGTTTCGAAACCTTGTTTGCCTAATGGCAAGCTGCGAATCCGCTTGCCGCTGGCTGCAAAAATGGCGTTGCACAAGGCTGCGGCAACAGGGGGCGTGGCCGGTTCGCCAATACCGCTGGGGGCCAGGTCGGACGGCAGAATGGCCACCTCGATTTTTGGAGCCTCGTACATCCGCACCACGGGGTAGCCGTCAAAATTCCGCTGCACCACGCTGCCTTGCTTGAAGGAGATTTCACCGTGCAATGCGGCGGACAAGCCAAAGATCACGCTGCTTTCCACCTGGGCCCGAATCTGGTCAGGGTTGACGGTGGTACCGCAATCCACGGCGCAATACACCTTGTCCACCTTCAGTTTTCGGCCTTTCAGTGTGACCTCGACCACTTGCGCAACATAGGAGTCGAATGACTTGTGCACGGCCACACCCATTGCCCGTTTCTTGCCGCCAGCTTTACCCCAGCCGCTGATCTCAGCCGCTTTGGCCAACACGGCCATTTCGCGCGGTGCGCCAGCCAATAAGCCCATTCGGTATTGCACCGGATCTTTGCGTGCCAGATGGCACAATTCGTCGATGAAGCACTCCTTGACGAATGCGGTATGCGAGTGACCGACCGATCGCCACCACAATACCGGGATCGGAAACTGCGGGGTGTGTTGATCCATCAGGATGTTGGGTACGGCATAAGGCATGTCGTTGGCCCCTTCAACCGATAATTCATCCACACCGTGTTTGACCAGGAATTGTTCAAATGGCGTGCCTGCCGCAATAGACTGACCGATACCTGTCTGCAGCCAGGCAATCGGCTGCCCTTTGGCATCAATTCCGCCTCGCACCCGACTGACCCACATTGGCCGGTAATAGGTACCAGCCAGATCGTCATCCCGCGTCCACATCAGTTTGATCGGCACCGACAGCCCAGATACTTTGGCGATTTCCACGGCCTCCTTCAGCCAGTCAGCGCCACCGGGGACTGCCCGCCGCCCGAACCCACCACCAAGATAGGTGGTGTGGAGCATGATCTGCTCAGGTTTCAGACCTGCCACATTGGCCGCCAGCCCGGCATCCATGGTCTGCGACTGTGTGCCGGACCAGATTTCACAACCATCCGGTTTCAGATGGACAACGCAATTGAGTGGTTCCATCGGGGCATGTGCCAGAAACGGCAGTTCGTACGTGGCTTCGATCTGCTTGCTGGCAGATTTCAAGGCTTGTTCGGCCTGCCCGGTCTGGCGGAAGACCGTACCTGGTTTTGCTGTCAGGGTTCGGTACTGTTTGAACAAGACCTTGGAGTCCAGCTTGGCATTGGGGCCCATGTTCCATTCCACCGTCAGCAGATCGCGTGCCTTTTTGGCAGGCCAGAAGCCGGTGGCAATGATGGCAACACCGTTTGATATCGGCACAATGGCTTTTACCCCCGGCACGGTCTTGGCCTGGCTGTCGTCGATCTTGCGTGGCGTGCCCCCATAGGCGGGGCAGCGTTTCACAACGGCCGTCAGCATGTCAGGCAGGCGGACATCCAGGCTGAACTGTGCCTGACCATTGATTTTTTCCTGGTTGTCGATGCGATGCTGTGGCTTGCCGACCAACTTGAAATCCTTGCGTGGCTTGAGCGTGACTTGACTGGGGACGGGCAACGCATTGGCAGCCTTGGTCAATTGGCCATAGCGTAAGCCGCGGCCTGTGGCCGGGTGGATGACCTGGCCGTTTTCCGCTCGGCAACTGCTGGTTGGGACTTGCCAGATACTTGCGGCAGCGGCGATCAGCATCTCGCGGGCCGCCGCGCCGATCTTCCGGTATTCGTCATAGGTGGTGACGGTGCTGGTGCTGCCGCCGGTAATCTGGATATGGAATAGCGCATGGCCGTAGATCTTGCCAAGCGGGGCAGCCACCACCTTGATGCGGTTCCAGTCGCATTCCAGTTCTTCAGCCAACAGCATGGCCAGTGAGGTATAGATACCCTGTCCCATTTCCGATTTATTGCTGACGATGGTGACAGTGTCATCCTCATCGATCCGCAGAAAGGCGTTCGGAGTTGGAATGGTTGGGGCCGTGGTTTCAGCTTCAGCAGCAATGGCCTGGCGCCCGCTCGGGGCAATGAAGAAGCTCAAGCACAGCGCGCCGCCCAGGGAGGCCGATTGCTTGAGGAAGTCTCGGCGTGGGTTGGAGATCGGTGTGGTCATCGTCGCACCTTACAGAGTGTTGGCTGCAGCGTGGATTGCCGCACGGATTCGGGGATAGGTGCCGCAACGGCAGATATTGCCACTCATGGCATTGTCGATATCCTGATCGGTTGGCTTGGGGTTGGATTGCAACAGGGCCGTTGCAGCCATCACTTGTCCGGGTTGGCAGTAGCCACATTGCACGACGTCCAGTTCTGCCCAGGCCTGTTTCACGGCGAGAGTTTCGCGGCTGGCCGCCCCTTCGATCGTTGTGATTTTTTGTCCCACCAGCGCCGATGCTGGCGTAATGCAGGCACGAATTGGTGTGCCATTGCTCAGCACCGTACAGGCGCCACATAGTGCCGCGCCGCAGCCGAACTTGGTGCCGGTCATACCGAGTTCATCACGCAAAACCCATAACAGCGGCGTGTCATCGCTGGCGTTCACCGTCACATCCTTACCATTGATATTGATGTTCATGCGAAGCTCCTGAAAACAAGTCCGTCAGGTTTGGCCTGACAGGCAGAAAAGGGATCAGCAAGCAGGACTGTATGAATCGGTCATGGCAGCAGCTTGCAGGTATCGTGCTGAGCCCAGCGCAGGACACGAAGCGACCTGCGTAGTTTGGTGTCGACCGAAACCTATTCAGTGTTGACCATGACCATGGTCGGCGCAAGGTAAAGCAAGGCCTGCTGTCCCAAATCGGATCAATCCGCAATAATGGCTACCCAGTGATCAACTGCTTGAGTTTGTCAGTATGGATTGGAATCGCGCGGTATCGTGGGGTATGGTGGCCAGCTTGCTGTTGCTGAGCGTTGCGTTATGGCAGCGCGAAGCCTTGCCAGCCCCTTCGTCGATACGCGATGTGCTTCACCAGGCACCGACACAGACTGTCAAGCGGGCTCCCGCTTTTGAAACCCATGTCAAAGGGGTGCGGTATCAGGTGCAGCCACGTTATGACTATGAGCTGCACGGATTGGTAGTCAGCCGCCATGATGCTGCCGTATGGTGGGATTACGCACACAAAGCTTGGAACGACAATCTGAATGTGGTGGACCTGTGCGTGGTCTGGGGTGATAACGTCAAGCAAGGCCTGTATCGAGAGCTGGACTATAGTAACGACCAATGGACGTGTTGGGTCAAGACCGACTCCAATGAGGTGTGGGATGCCTTTGATCAGGCTGCCATGAGCAATAACCATCTGATCACTGATAATCCACGCATTGCCAAACAACTGCAATCAGCTCGCATTGGTGATCAGATTCACATTCGGGGCTATCTGGCAGATTATGCGACGTTCAAAGATGGTCGCCAGATCGGTACACGTGTTAGCAGCGAGGTTCGAACCGATACTGGCAATGGGGCGTGTGAAGTACTGTATGTCGAGTCATTTCACACGTTGCGGGCGGGTAACGTAGGTTGGCGCCGGCTGGTCTGGGTGGCTGCCTTTGTACTGCTCGCCTGTATTGCGGCATGGCTGTGGTTGCCGGCCACTTTCCGAGACTGAACACAGCGTGGCGACAGCAGGTGTCAGTCTGAGGACTCGTCATTGATGTAGTATTTGGCCAAATGGCCAGGACGTGTCACCAGTAATGCATGGGGCATCAGTTCCAGCATCTCGCCGTCGACTGCAACAGGCCGCAGCATATTGCCCATTTCATCCAGTTCAACCACGCCATACCCGGCGTAACCGTTTTGGGTAAACGGCAGTTCAATCACATTACTGTGGGCTGAAAGCTGCCATTGGGCGCAAAAGCGCAGTGTTGCCATGGCCTGCTCGATCTCGTCTTTTTCCGCTATTAAAGTGGCGTCGCTGCCGTCTGCCTTCAGTAAGGCGATGATTTGCGTGCGCCGTTGCTCAAGGTAGGGAATGGTCTGATCAAAACGCAACGGTTTCATGTCGATAGGGTGTTCAAGTTGTTGGTACAGTGGCAGCGTAACAAATTGATACCAACCTTGGGAACATAAGGCGGACAGGTGTCATACGTGTTGGCGTGGCAAGGGATCATTATCAATACATTGGAAATAATGCATCAATGAAATGGGTATTTATTGATTGCTTGTTTCGCAATACAGTACCAAGCGCTTATCTCAAGCCAGTTCGAATCTGCCGTTTTCCGCCTATTGTTGAGGGTTTCATGCAACGTCGTCATTTTCTGGTCAGTGCAGTACTCAGCCTGTTTGCGGCACAAAGGGTGAAAGGTGCAGCAACAGGTAAGGCCCAACCGGGCAGTGCAAAATTGCCGGTATTGTTTATCGGTCACGGCTCTCCTATGAATGCGATTCAGAATAATGACTTTACCCGGCATTTAAGCCAGTTGGGTAAGACGTTGCCACGGCCACGTGCCATCCTGATGATTTCGGCACACTGGGTGACGGATGGCAGTCGGGTATCGGCTCATCCCAAGCCGGCGACCATCCATGATTTTGGCGGTTTTCCGCAGACGCTGTTCAATATGCAGTATCCAAGCCCAGGCCAGCCAATGTTGGCCAGTCAGGTAGCGAGTCTGCTGGGACGGATGAACATCAGGGAAGATGCCGACCGTGGGTTGGATCATGGTACCTGGACGGTGTTGCACCATCTCTACCCAAAGGCAGACATTCCGGTGGTACAACTGAGCCTGAATGGTCATCTCAGTTTGCGCGAGCATCTCGAACTGGCATCGGGCCTGAAAGCATTGCGGACACAAGGCATTCTGATCATTGGCAGTGGCAATGTCGTACACAACCTGCCGCTGACCGACGAGCGTTCCCGGGCAGGCCCTTATGACTGGGCGCAGGAGTTTGACGAGCATATCAAACAAGCTTTGCTGCAACGCGATCATGGCGGCTTGCTTGCCCAGGATCGGCGTCACCATCGCCTGTGGCGTATGGCTCATCCGACACTTGAGCACTACTTGCCACTGCTCTATACAGTTGGCGCAGCCAATCAGCAAGAGGCAGTGGTGTTTCCGTATGAAGGATTTCAGGAACGATCGCTGTCAATGCGCTCGGTTCGTATCGGCTGATCACCAGCATGTGACAAACGGCCTGCGTGGTCTAGATGGTGGCGAGAGAGATCCAGCTGTCGCACGATTTCAATCGCATCATCGCCGCATTGCGTGAAAAAGGTTGCACTGACATCTGCCAGATAAACGTATCCTTGTTCCCAGATCAGATTCCAGTAGGGTGACGAATTGTCACCATATCCATGGCCATCACACATGGCACGACAAGTGAAGGCGTCGGAGAAACGCCGTGCCAGTTCGATCATGACAAGCATCACCAAGGTATTCTCCTGTGGGCCAGGGAAGGAATGCAGGATTACACTCGTTTGAAATGGACCTGAATCGTATTCGACATCAAACAGGATCAATTGCTGGTTGAGTGTGGGATCTTGCTCCAAGGCCAAGGTGAGTTGATGAGACCACGCCTCAACCTGAAGGTCAGGAAACCATTGCTTCAGTCGGGCCTGGATGTCCGTTACGGCTTGTCGTGTCGCCAAGAGCACCCAGATGCCCGTCATTGGGATGTGAAGCCAGTGGTTTGGTGTAAGTGGTGAATGTTCATACGGTAAAAGGCAGCATGGTATTGTGTGGATTGGACATGCTTCATCATTCAATCAGGATTGCCAGGCTTGTAAAGTTACTTTTCGCGCGGCTGGCGTAAATACTCTGATGTCATACTTCACCTTGCCTCAGGCGCGTAGCTGATTTTGTTGATCATGAATAATAAGAGGCAGGTCATGCCGGGCGTCACAAGACCTGCCTAGGCCATGTTCAATGAATGACACCACCCAACGACGCCCATCCGGACCAGCCACCATTCGGAACCGTCTGCCAGATATGCCACAATGCATTGTCCCCACCACGGATGAATGCTTCCAGTCGCCCATCCGCATTACTGGCTACCGTGAGATCGGCGTTGATCCAGCCGCCGAGTCTTGCCCAACCTGACCAACCACCATTTGGGACGGTTTGCCAGTTGTGATAGAGCGCACCGTCTGTACCGCGGACAAAGGCTTCCAATCGACCATCCTGATTGCTGCCGATCACAGGGTTGCTGGTGATAACACCGCCCAGTGACGCCCAACCGGACCATCCACCATTCGGTGTGGTCTGCCAGATATGATAGAGCGCATTGTCAGTGCCACGAGCAAAGGCTTCCAAGCGCCCGTCCTGGTTACGACCAACAGCCGGGTTGCTGGTGATGATGCCGCCTAACGAGGCCCAGCCAGACCAACCTCCATTTGGCGTGGTCTGCCAGATATGATAGAGCGCATTATCCGTGCCACGCGCAAACGCTTCCAGTCGCCCGTCCTGATTTTGGCCAATTGCGGGGTTGCTGGTGATAACGCCGCCTAGTGAGGCCCAGCCAGACCAGCCTCCACCTGGGCTGACTTGCCAACGGTGATACAGCGCCCAGTCCGTGCCTCGTGCAAAGACCTCCAGCCGCCCATCGGCATTGACTGATGCCACCGGGTCACTGGTAATCGTACCGCCCAGTGAGTGCCAACCTGACCATCCACCATTGGGAGCGGTTTGCCAGTTATGCCACAACGCATTGTCCGATCCGCGGACAAAGACTTCCAGTCGACCATCGGCATTACGTGTTGTACTCGCCGTGCTGGTGATGATGCCACCGAGCGAA of Chitinivorax sp. B contains these proteins:
- a CDS encoding nucleotidyltransferase family protein, giving the protein MIDGLILAAGSARRFGSDKRQALGPAGQPILLTVVKTWMQVLSRVGVVIQANDPFGLAICRQTGAVALPHTGVAQGMGSSLATGAQWLQRLTNSTGAIIGLADMPWIQTTTLHAIHDVLSTNWQPVAPTYQCQPGHPRGLPATLYSALSQLSGDTGARQFIHWTDYPPLAVADPGILMDVDTQTQLDEYLAVPRPSDC
- a CDS encoding MFS transporter, yielding MSSRQAACFCLFLALFELLTYVASDVVMPAMLQVVTDLHADNRHVPTALNAYLLGGVAFQWLIGPLSDRFGRRPLLLIGVAGFALAVLATPMVGDIQLFNILRFAQGIGLGFVVVVSYPTLQEAFAETDAVRLMALLANIALLSPLLGPLLGSLLLQVMSWRELFIGIALLTLLVATGLWRFMPETIGVRRTDGSLLPATPLHVGQILASYGELLRNNRFMQGSLALGLISIPLIGWIGIAPLLLVQHQGLSVLAYGLWQLPIFGGLIAGNLALNHLAQRYELDKLVRMSLLPIIGGLAGMLTFTAATGWLAMLVIGMSVYAFGMGICNASLYRLTLFASESGKGTVAAMLGMLSVATIGLGSTLLAKLGAGDNLLTFATAATLTASCALWPLWRLLKPMPVTAPAG
- a CDS encoding XdhC family protein, encoding MQSNDLEVIDQLLAWHAAGHHGALLTVLATFGSSPRPAGSLAAIRDDGLIAGSVSGGCVEEDLRHEITNWTAWPTDTRVATRQFGADAEARQRYRLPCGNSLTVAIETHWQPPLMQSLADHIRQHHCMVRQVRLTDGHTSLRPARDTDRFQQDSGQFSAVHGPTQRLLIIGAAELGRYLASIMVTLDYAVTVCDPRPEYADSWQVPHTILTTDMPDDVVQAFHCDTRTAVVAVTHDPKLDDLALIEALRTPAFYVGALGSLATNQKRRDRLHRYFDLSLPELDRLHGPVGLPIGSRTPAQIAVSIAAHLIAVKQQHATPVNAPATACRA
- a CDS encoding acyl-CoA reductase, coding for MYLAHGMLMTTADTDQVLASLEARLPATLATPLEIDWVLDCAAHFADSLQLSTTELSLDTDSRQTLIQFCQREALATKLARELGESPFSLRRNSYTSQHFESWRPLGLVVHITPANAALLPFFAVLESLLVGNINWLRPSSSDDGLSARLLAAFLSHDQSGHLADHVAVVPLPSQHLGRLFKHADGVSAWGGDAALASIRQQLPAGCRWIDWGHRISFAYVVPGAVTDNQLDALADEVCQLDQQACSSPQCVLVDSDDPLVLQQIGDQLAAALTRRASSWPALATSEQEAAEITTQLAMARLALSFAEETGQIWEGDSWRIVWSHRNELAPSPLFRTLLLRPMPRSSLTTGLQGWRTHLQSCGLIATATDQASLMQALLAAGVSRVVPPGQMHHGYEGEPHDGVMALARLARRVSVSLPTGVLPGHVTLDPVPAAPVNLASLPIMGKAEFQQQPMHAKAQLFFRSGGSSGQPKLAGFSYRDYHRQMQAAADGLFAVGIDPAQDRVMNLLYGGNLYGGMLSFFTILDKLSVTQFPMGGPADDDYSHIADMIVAQQVNTLIGMPSTIHRLFVREETTLRAYGGIRKVMLGGEQVNDAQRAYLQGFGVSLIRSAIYGSVDAGPLGHTCPHSPDGTFHLLSDTQWLEIVNQEQDQPVSGDQVGRLVFTSRAREGQTVVRYDLGDLGRWLPGPCDCGLPSPRFALTGRHGALLRVGSVFFNPSRLAEQINQPIQIVIDHNEAGTETMLLLVDGDPDQAMACLRSEPMLAEVMDGKLLLVTVTALPISQFQRHPQSGKTPLVLDRRQPACSHDTAVSTACETIA
- a CDS encoding acyl-protein synthase, with the translated sequence MDSFPHVDALCAITDPYRMDADSDQLFDAAMRELTAYHCANTPGYGQWLAANGLDQAAAASLTDWSRLPPIFANYFKRQLLLSPAGDDALELTSSGTTGQKSRMRYDSRSLGAAQTMVDRIFDRYGWITPNQPCNYLLLSYEPAGAITLGTAYTDQFLCKYAPVNRVVYSLRHNGRGNEFDPFGTIRALQEFAEEGLPVRIFGFPAFLWFTLERMREMGYPALQLHPESLVFLGGGWKTHADKAIPKAALYHRLGEQLGLPDHRCRDGYGAVEHPVPYIECPNHRFHVPTYSRAFIRHTATMARQNYGERGFLHFVSPYITSSPAHSIVMSDLATLQPGSACGCGIETDWFELLGRAGTSKSRSCALAASELIKES